In a genomic window of Amyelois transitella isolate CPQ chromosome 29, ilAmyTran1.1, whole genome shotgun sequence:
- the LOC106135380 gene encoding atos homolog protein A isoform X3 produces MHTKLHQAKPSTSQQIQQSQPKPAGDPPPVLEASLSDHVNALWNDQTPICIEVLLAPDCPECYTSVSSQHASFDKHAPKALLLERWTIRPQQHKATEAPACITSQWLLNAVRSQLHFSQLAAWIATLRQSKGDEGPRRSKLSRETCNFKKIEGNCEELVDRQLNIVYWIRSPGEFPAAEFAKTPTDHNFPVTDIGSNVYLKVLLESLPRIDEIPTLKCSCAPKRRPSKELPSTTHDDLVNILNDLTITPSATEDKKIVDDRMHTTCSENGKHKCNCDDESEDNRRASTNLSQETKKLDERRLKEIAKYKRRLRKESKLKKLCDSTSSEGDGLKVKETHTSIPILQAARFDRFRAIGCYRNQTYLTLPASRIESKSPFVETDTVTPAEFKKTNTVATQTEDFCQYGHPLQISCDGCKVNERGMVRSDANYNLASLNPSEVLLDAINRCSDNGARRKCEGDDNVFKKHKCDNSVSLKSDNYSDFIKRPQYRRYLPIMDRINDVVSDRNRRTDEMELLRLDKDDTVFLVPKIDAKRQKTYSINEDDYVLLEKCDYGTFDRSDMDSPSEEGCPDLKKLQDQVPSPTEVDRFRWRFDSAASMVFHTKTGLPLTSSPAPLRRGNNCFDFDDSINGISGIKSALFHPISPAAPRPPASPASPASPPPRPAPAPRPPPGKGGAPKLRIGPSAGLLGSFEESALKGRLEPAATVHGFTAELGASGAFCPPHKRLPVTVFFYAPGGTNAPYMGHINLGPSGYRVARSGTVQVSLFNPHGTLVKMFVVLYELTAMPPLARTFLRQRTLYMPAGADAPGPRDIHKWLRYLIHLRFMTSKSGKLYLHTDIRILVSRKADLDTATAHSALFRPIPTNQKPNDSATTNKKRDDESPTNPSGASRIPANQSGLSSELSANGSGDEKRTVVRAPNRFFGGCSDFSSDMREIGYDNRNGVSYELRSFTYAPENPRYSPR; encoded by the exons ATGCACACCAAGTTGCACCAAGCCAAACCATCTACTAGCCAACAG ATTCAGCAAAGCCAACCGAAGCCAGCGGGCGACCCACCACCGGTTTTGGAGGCCAGCCTCAGTGACCATGTGAACGCGCTGTGGAATGACCAAACACCGATCTGCATCGAG GTCCTGCTAGCCCCGGACTGCCCGGAATGCTACACGTCTGTGAGCTCTCAGCACGCCAGCTTTGACAAGCACGCGCCGAAGGCCCTCCTGCTGGAACGCTGGACCATACGCCCTCAGCAGCACAA GGCCACAGAGGCACCAGCGTGTATAACATCACAATGGCTGCTGAACGCCGTGAGATCACAGTTACACTTCTCCCAGTTGGCCGCTTGGATCGCGACGTTGAGGCAGAGCAAGGGAGACGAGGGGCCGCGCAG AAGTAAACTGAGCCGCGAAACGTGCAACTTCAAGAAGATCGAGGGTAATTGTGAGGAGCTGGTGGACCGCCAGCTGAACATCGTATACTGGATCCGGTCGCCCGGGGAGTTCCCGGCGGCGGAGTTCGCCAAGACGCCCACTGACCACAATTTCCCCGTTACAGATATCGGAAGCAATGTCTACCTcaag GTTCTACTCGAAAGCCTACCACGAATCGACGAAATCCCAACACTGAAATGCTCATGCGCACCCAAGCGCCGACCAAGCAAAGAACTCCCATCGACCACTCACGATGATCTAGTTAACATATTGAATGATCTCACTATAACCCCTAGTGCTACGgaagataaaaaaatcgttGATGACAGAATGCACACGACATGTAGCGAAAACGGTAAACACAAATGCAACTGTGACGACGAATCTGAAGATAATCGGAGGGCTTCCACTAATTTAAgtcaagaaacaaaaaaactggACGAGAGACGGCTAAAAGAAATCGCTAAATATAAAAGGAGACTGAGAAAAGAGAGCAAATTGAAAAAGCTATGTGACAGCACGTCTTCAGAAGGCGACGGTCTTAAAGTTAAAGAAACGCACACCTCTATACCTATACTGCAAGCGGCCAGATTCGACAGATTCAGAGCTATAGGATGCTACAGGAATCAGACTTATTTAACATTGCCAGCGTCCAGGATCGAAAGTAAATCGCCTTTCGTCGAAACTGATACTGTAACACCAGCAGAATTCAAAAAAACCAATACTGTAGCCACGCAAACTGAAGATTTCTGTCAATATGGTCACCCTTTGCAAATATCGTGTGACGGGTGCAAAGTTAACGAAAGGGGAATGGTTAGATCTGACGCTAACTATAATTTAGCCTCTTTGAATCCGTCCGAGGTATTATTGGACGCTATAAACAGATGTTCCGACAACGGAGCTAGAAGAAAGTGCGAGGGAGACGACAATGTTTTCAAAAAGCATAAATGTGATAATAGTGTTAGTTTAAAAAGTGATAATTATAGTGATTTTATTAAACGACCGCAGTACAGACGGTATTTACCCATTATGGATCGTATAAATGATGTGGTCAGTGACAGGAACAGGAGGACTGATGAAATGGAGTTGCTGCGTCTGGATAAAGATGACACTGTGTTCTTAGTACCTAAGATTGATGCTAAAAGGCAGAAAACGTATTCTATTAACGAGGATGATTATGTTTTATTGGAGAAATGTGACTATGGGACGTTCGATAGATCGGACATGGACAGTCCCAGCGAAGAGGGTTGTCCTGATTTGAAGAAGTTGCAGGATCAGGTGCCGTCTCCAACGGAAGTTGATAGGTTTCGTTGGAGATTTGACTCGGCGGCGTCCATGGTATTCCACACCAAGACCGGCCTGCCGTTGACTTCGAGTCCAGCGCCATTGAGGAGGGGCAACAACTGCTTCGATTTTGACGACTCGATTAATGGAATTTCTGGTATTAAGAG CGCCCTCTTCCACCCGATCTCCCCCGCGGCGCCGCGGCCGCCCGCGTCCCCCGCGTCCCCCGCGTCGCCCCCGCCGCgccccgcgcccgcgccccgCCCGCCGCCCGGCAAGGGGGGGGCGCCCAAACTGAGGATCGGGCCCAGCGCTGGACTACTTG GAAGTTTCGAAGAGTCCGCATTGAAGGGCCGTCTTGAACCGGCCGCTACCGTTCACGGTTTTACCGCCGAGTTGGGGGCGTCCGGCGCGTTCTGCCCGCCGCACAAACGGTTGCCGGTTACCGTGTTCTTTTACGCGCCGGGCGGTACTAACGCTCCTTATATG GGCCACATAAACCTAGGACCGTCCGGCTACCGCGTGGCGCGCTCCGGCACCGTCCAGGTGTCGCTGTTCAACCCCCACGGCACCCTGGTCAAGATGTTCGTGGTGCTGTACGAGCTGACTGCCATGCCGCCGCTGGCGAGGACCTTCCTAAGGCAGAGGACTCTGTATATGCCGGCCGGCGCTGATGCACCTGGGCCCCGCGATATACACAAGTGGCTGAGATACCTCATACATCTAAG ATTTATGACGTCGAAATCCGGTAAACTCTATCTTCACACTGATATACGTATATTAGTATCTAGGAAGGCCGATTTAGACACGGCGACGGCACATTCCGCTCTCTTCAGACCCATTCCGACCAATCAGAAGCCGAATGACAGCGCGACAACCAATAAGAAGCGAGACGACGAGTCCCCAACGAATCCGAGCGGAGCTTCGAGAATTCCGGCCAATCAGAGTGGTTTATCGAGCGAGTTATCGGCCAATGGGAGTGGAGATGAGAAGAGAACGGTTGTAAGGGCTCCGAATAGATTTTTTGGCGGTTGTAGTGATTTTTCGAGCGATATGAGGGAGATAGGGTATGATAATCGGAATGGGGTGTCATACGAGTTGAGGAGTTTCACGTACGCGCCTGAAAACCCGAGATATTCGCCGCGTTAG
- the LOC106135380 gene encoding atos homolog protein A isoform X1 codes for MFCLFGASECPNILDGCENVQEMHSCETLPAPAPPATGPSLLLDLGRLIIRARGTSPAARATPRDRLHTKLHQAKPSTSQQIQQSQPKPAGDPPPVLEASLSDHVNALWNDQTPICIEVLLAPDCPECYTSVSSQHASFDKHAPKALLLERWTIRPQQHKATEAPACITSQWLLNAVRSQLHFSQLAAWIATLRQSKGDEGPRRSKLSRETCNFKKIEGNCEELVDRQLNIVYWIRSPGEFPAAEFAKTPTDHNFPVTDIGSNVYLKVLLESLPRIDEIPTLKCSCAPKRRPSKELPSTTHDDLVNILNDLTITPSATEDKKIVDDRMHTTCSENGKHKCNCDDESEDNRRASTNLSQETKKLDERRLKEIAKYKRRLRKESKLKKLCDSTSSEGDGLKVKETHTSIPILQAARFDRFRAIGCYRNQTYLTLPASRIESKSPFVETDTVTPAEFKKTNTVATQTEDFCQYGHPLQISCDGCKVNERGMVRSDANYNLASLNPSEVLLDAINRCSDNGARRKCEGDDNVFKKHKCDNSVSLKSDNYSDFIKRPQYRRYLPIMDRINDVVSDRNRRTDEMELLRLDKDDTVFLVPKIDAKRQKTYSINEDDYVLLEKCDYGTFDRSDMDSPSEEGCPDLKKLQDQVPSPTEVDRFRWRFDSAASMVFHTKTGLPLTSSPAPLRRGNNCFDFDDSINGISGIKSALFHPISPAAPRPPASPASPASPPPRPAPAPRPPPGKGGAPKLRIGPSAGLLGSFEESALKGRLEPAATVHGFTAELGASGAFCPPHKRLPVTVFFYAPGGTNAPYMGHINLGPSGYRVARSGTVQVSLFNPHGTLVKMFVVLYELTAMPPLARTFLRQRTLYMPAGADAPGPRDIHKWLRYLIHLRFMTSKSGKLYLHTDIRILVSRKADLDTATAHSALFRPIPTNQKPNDSATTNKKRDDESPTNPSGASRIPANQSGLSSELSANGSGDEKRTVVRAPNRFFGGCSDFSSDMREIGYDNRNGVSYELRSFTYAPENPRYSPR; via the exons ATGTTCTGTTTATTTGGTGCGA gtgAGTGCCCAAACATTCTGGATGGCTGTGAAAATGTACAAGAA ATGCACAGTTGCGAGACGTTGCCGGCGCCGGCGCCACCGGCGACTGGCCCCAGTTTGCTGCTGGACCTCGGCCGCCTCATCATCAGAGCTAGGGGCACCAGCCCCGCCGCCCGCGCCACTCCCCGCGACCGTTTGCACACCAAGTTGCACCAAGCCAAACCATCTACTAGCCAACAG ATTCAGCAAAGCCAACCGAAGCCAGCGGGCGACCCACCACCGGTTTTGGAGGCCAGCCTCAGTGACCATGTGAACGCGCTGTGGAATGACCAAACACCGATCTGCATCGAG GTCCTGCTAGCCCCGGACTGCCCGGAATGCTACACGTCTGTGAGCTCTCAGCACGCCAGCTTTGACAAGCACGCGCCGAAGGCCCTCCTGCTGGAACGCTGGACCATACGCCCTCAGCAGCACAA GGCCACAGAGGCACCAGCGTGTATAACATCACAATGGCTGCTGAACGCCGTGAGATCACAGTTACACTTCTCCCAGTTGGCCGCTTGGATCGCGACGTTGAGGCAGAGCAAGGGAGACGAGGGGCCGCGCAG AAGTAAACTGAGCCGCGAAACGTGCAACTTCAAGAAGATCGAGGGTAATTGTGAGGAGCTGGTGGACCGCCAGCTGAACATCGTATACTGGATCCGGTCGCCCGGGGAGTTCCCGGCGGCGGAGTTCGCCAAGACGCCCACTGACCACAATTTCCCCGTTACAGATATCGGAAGCAATGTCTACCTcaag GTTCTACTCGAAAGCCTACCACGAATCGACGAAATCCCAACACTGAAATGCTCATGCGCACCCAAGCGCCGACCAAGCAAAGAACTCCCATCGACCACTCACGATGATCTAGTTAACATATTGAATGATCTCACTATAACCCCTAGTGCTACGgaagataaaaaaatcgttGATGACAGAATGCACACGACATGTAGCGAAAACGGTAAACACAAATGCAACTGTGACGACGAATCTGAAGATAATCGGAGGGCTTCCACTAATTTAAgtcaagaaacaaaaaaactggACGAGAGACGGCTAAAAGAAATCGCTAAATATAAAAGGAGACTGAGAAAAGAGAGCAAATTGAAAAAGCTATGTGACAGCACGTCTTCAGAAGGCGACGGTCTTAAAGTTAAAGAAACGCACACCTCTATACCTATACTGCAAGCGGCCAGATTCGACAGATTCAGAGCTATAGGATGCTACAGGAATCAGACTTATTTAACATTGCCAGCGTCCAGGATCGAAAGTAAATCGCCTTTCGTCGAAACTGATACTGTAACACCAGCAGAATTCAAAAAAACCAATACTGTAGCCACGCAAACTGAAGATTTCTGTCAATATGGTCACCCTTTGCAAATATCGTGTGACGGGTGCAAAGTTAACGAAAGGGGAATGGTTAGATCTGACGCTAACTATAATTTAGCCTCTTTGAATCCGTCCGAGGTATTATTGGACGCTATAAACAGATGTTCCGACAACGGAGCTAGAAGAAAGTGCGAGGGAGACGACAATGTTTTCAAAAAGCATAAATGTGATAATAGTGTTAGTTTAAAAAGTGATAATTATAGTGATTTTATTAAACGACCGCAGTACAGACGGTATTTACCCATTATGGATCGTATAAATGATGTGGTCAGTGACAGGAACAGGAGGACTGATGAAATGGAGTTGCTGCGTCTGGATAAAGATGACACTGTGTTCTTAGTACCTAAGATTGATGCTAAAAGGCAGAAAACGTATTCTATTAACGAGGATGATTATGTTTTATTGGAGAAATGTGACTATGGGACGTTCGATAGATCGGACATGGACAGTCCCAGCGAAGAGGGTTGTCCTGATTTGAAGAAGTTGCAGGATCAGGTGCCGTCTCCAACGGAAGTTGATAGGTTTCGTTGGAGATTTGACTCGGCGGCGTCCATGGTATTCCACACCAAGACCGGCCTGCCGTTGACTTCGAGTCCAGCGCCATTGAGGAGGGGCAACAACTGCTTCGATTTTGACGACTCGATTAATGGAATTTCTGGTATTAAGAG CGCCCTCTTCCACCCGATCTCCCCCGCGGCGCCGCGGCCGCCCGCGTCCCCCGCGTCCCCCGCGTCGCCCCCGCCGCgccccgcgcccgcgccccgCCCGCCGCCCGGCAAGGGGGGGGCGCCCAAACTGAGGATCGGGCCCAGCGCTGGACTACTTG GAAGTTTCGAAGAGTCCGCATTGAAGGGCCGTCTTGAACCGGCCGCTACCGTTCACGGTTTTACCGCCGAGTTGGGGGCGTCCGGCGCGTTCTGCCCGCCGCACAAACGGTTGCCGGTTACCGTGTTCTTTTACGCGCCGGGCGGTACTAACGCTCCTTATATG GGCCACATAAACCTAGGACCGTCCGGCTACCGCGTGGCGCGCTCCGGCACCGTCCAGGTGTCGCTGTTCAACCCCCACGGCACCCTGGTCAAGATGTTCGTGGTGCTGTACGAGCTGACTGCCATGCCGCCGCTGGCGAGGACCTTCCTAAGGCAGAGGACTCTGTATATGCCGGCCGGCGCTGATGCACCTGGGCCCCGCGATATACACAAGTGGCTGAGATACCTCATACATCTAAG ATTTATGACGTCGAAATCCGGTAAACTCTATCTTCACACTGATATACGTATATTAGTATCTAGGAAGGCCGATTTAGACACGGCGACGGCACATTCCGCTCTCTTCAGACCCATTCCGACCAATCAGAAGCCGAATGACAGCGCGACAACCAATAAGAAGCGAGACGACGAGTCCCCAACGAATCCGAGCGGAGCTTCGAGAATTCCGGCCAATCAGAGTGGTTTATCGAGCGAGTTATCGGCCAATGGGAGTGGAGATGAGAAGAGAACGGTTGTAAGGGCTCCGAATAGATTTTTTGGCGGTTGTAGTGATTTTTCGAGCGATATGAGGGAGATAGGGTATGATAATCGGAATGGGGTGTCATACGAGTTGAGGAGTTTCACGTACGCGCCTGAAAACCCGAGATATTCGCCGCGTTAG
- the LOC106135380 gene encoding atos homolog protein A isoform X2, with translation MHSCETLPAPAPPATGPSLLLDLGRLIIRARGTSPAARATPRDRLHTKLHQAKPSTSQQIQQSQPKPAGDPPPVLEASLSDHVNALWNDQTPICIEVLLAPDCPECYTSVSSQHASFDKHAPKALLLERWTIRPQQHKATEAPACITSQWLLNAVRSQLHFSQLAAWIATLRQSKGDEGPRRSKLSRETCNFKKIEGNCEELVDRQLNIVYWIRSPGEFPAAEFAKTPTDHNFPVTDIGSNVYLKVLLESLPRIDEIPTLKCSCAPKRRPSKELPSTTHDDLVNILNDLTITPSATEDKKIVDDRMHTTCSENGKHKCNCDDESEDNRRASTNLSQETKKLDERRLKEIAKYKRRLRKESKLKKLCDSTSSEGDGLKVKETHTSIPILQAARFDRFRAIGCYRNQTYLTLPASRIESKSPFVETDTVTPAEFKKTNTVATQTEDFCQYGHPLQISCDGCKVNERGMVRSDANYNLASLNPSEVLLDAINRCSDNGARRKCEGDDNVFKKHKCDNSVSLKSDNYSDFIKRPQYRRYLPIMDRINDVVSDRNRRTDEMELLRLDKDDTVFLVPKIDAKRQKTYSINEDDYVLLEKCDYGTFDRSDMDSPSEEGCPDLKKLQDQVPSPTEVDRFRWRFDSAASMVFHTKTGLPLTSSPAPLRRGNNCFDFDDSINGISGIKSALFHPISPAAPRPPASPASPASPPPRPAPAPRPPPGKGGAPKLRIGPSAGLLGSFEESALKGRLEPAATVHGFTAELGASGAFCPPHKRLPVTVFFYAPGGTNAPYMGHINLGPSGYRVARSGTVQVSLFNPHGTLVKMFVVLYELTAMPPLARTFLRQRTLYMPAGADAPGPRDIHKWLRYLIHLRFMTSKSGKLYLHTDIRILVSRKADLDTATAHSALFRPIPTNQKPNDSATTNKKRDDESPTNPSGASRIPANQSGLSSELSANGSGDEKRTVVRAPNRFFGGCSDFSSDMREIGYDNRNGVSYELRSFTYAPENPRYSPR, from the exons ATGCACAGTTGCGAGACGTTGCCGGCGCCGGCGCCACCGGCGACTGGCCCCAGTTTGCTGCTGGACCTCGGCCGCCTCATCATCAGAGCTAGGGGCACCAGCCCCGCCGCCCGCGCCACTCCCCGCGACCGTTTGCACACCAAGTTGCACCAAGCCAAACCATCTACTAGCCAACAG ATTCAGCAAAGCCAACCGAAGCCAGCGGGCGACCCACCACCGGTTTTGGAGGCCAGCCTCAGTGACCATGTGAACGCGCTGTGGAATGACCAAACACCGATCTGCATCGAG GTCCTGCTAGCCCCGGACTGCCCGGAATGCTACACGTCTGTGAGCTCTCAGCACGCCAGCTTTGACAAGCACGCGCCGAAGGCCCTCCTGCTGGAACGCTGGACCATACGCCCTCAGCAGCACAA GGCCACAGAGGCACCAGCGTGTATAACATCACAATGGCTGCTGAACGCCGTGAGATCACAGTTACACTTCTCCCAGTTGGCCGCTTGGATCGCGACGTTGAGGCAGAGCAAGGGAGACGAGGGGCCGCGCAG AAGTAAACTGAGCCGCGAAACGTGCAACTTCAAGAAGATCGAGGGTAATTGTGAGGAGCTGGTGGACCGCCAGCTGAACATCGTATACTGGATCCGGTCGCCCGGGGAGTTCCCGGCGGCGGAGTTCGCCAAGACGCCCACTGACCACAATTTCCCCGTTACAGATATCGGAAGCAATGTCTACCTcaag GTTCTACTCGAAAGCCTACCACGAATCGACGAAATCCCAACACTGAAATGCTCATGCGCACCCAAGCGCCGACCAAGCAAAGAACTCCCATCGACCACTCACGATGATCTAGTTAACATATTGAATGATCTCACTATAACCCCTAGTGCTACGgaagataaaaaaatcgttGATGACAGAATGCACACGACATGTAGCGAAAACGGTAAACACAAATGCAACTGTGACGACGAATCTGAAGATAATCGGAGGGCTTCCACTAATTTAAgtcaagaaacaaaaaaactggACGAGAGACGGCTAAAAGAAATCGCTAAATATAAAAGGAGACTGAGAAAAGAGAGCAAATTGAAAAAGCTATGTGACAGCACGTCTTCAGAAGGCGACGGTCTTAAAGTTAAAGAAACGCACACCTCTATACCTATACTGCAAGCGGCCAGATTCGACAGATTCAGAGCTATAGGATGCTACAGGAATCAGACTTATTTAACATTGCCAGCGTCCAGGATCGAAAGTAAATCGCCTTTCGTCGAAACTGATACTGTAACACCAGCAGAATTCAAAAAAACCAATACTGTAGCCACGCAAACTGAAGATTTCTGTCAATATGGTCACCCTTTGCAAATATCGTGTGACGGGTGCAAAGTTAACGAAAGGGGAATGGTTAGATCTGACGCTAACTATAATTTAGCCTCTTTGAATCCGTCCGAGGTATTATTGGACGCTATAAACAGATGTTCCGACAACGGAGCTAGAAGAAAGTGCGAGGGAGACGACAATGTTTTCAAAAAGCATAAATGTGATAATAGTGTTAGTTTAAAAAGTGATAATTATAGTGATTTTATTAAACGACCGCAGTACAGACGGTATTTACCCATTATGGATCGTATAAATGATGTGGTCAGTGACAGGAACAGGAGGACTGATGAAATGGAGTTGCTGCGTCTGGATAAAGATGACACTGTGTTCTTAGTACCTAAGATTGATGCTAAAAGGCAGAAAACGTATTCTATTAACGAGGATGATTATGTTTTATTGGAGAAATGTGACTATGGGACGTTCGATAGATCGGACATGGACAGTCCCAGCGAAGAGGGTTGTCCTGATTTGAAGAAGTTGCAGGATCAGGTGCCGTCTCCAACGGAAGTTGATAGGTTTCGTTGGAGATTTGACTCGGCGGCGTCCATGGTATTCCACACCAAGACCGGCCTGCCGTTGACTTCGAGTCCAGCGCCATTGAGGAGGGGCAACAACTGCTTCGATTTTGACGACTCGATTAATGGAATTTCTGGTATTAAGAG CGCCCTCTTCCACCCGATCTCCCCCGCGGCGCCGCGGCCGCCCGCGTCCCCCGCGTCCCCCGCGTCGCCCCCGCCGCgccccgcgcccgcgccccgCCCGCCGCCCGGCAAGGGGGGGGCGCCCAAACTGAGGATCGGGCCCAGCGCTGGACTACTTG GAAGTTTCGAAGAGTCCGCATTGAAGGGCCGTCTTGAACCGGCCGCTACCGTTCACGGTTTTACCGCCGAGTTGGGGGCGTCCGGCGCGTTCTGCCCGCCGCACAAACGGTTGCCGGTTACCGTGTTCTTTTACGCGCCGGGCGGTACTAACGCTCCTTATATG GGCCACATAAACCTAGGACCGTCCGGCTACCGCGTGGCGCGCTCCGGCACCGTCCAGGTGTCGCTGTTCAACCCCCACGGCACCCTGGTCAAGATGTTCGTGGTGCTGTACGAGCTGACTGCCATGCCGCCGCTGGCGAGGACCTTCCTAAGGCAGAGGACTCTGTATATGCCGGCCGGCGCTGATGCACCTGGGCCCCGCGATATACACAAGTGGCTGAGATACCTCATACATCTAAG ATTTATGACGTCGAAATCCGGTAAACTCTATCTTCACACTGATATACGTATATTAGTATCTAGGAAGGCCGATTTAGACACGGCGACGGCACATTCCGCTCTCTTCAGACCCATTCCGACCAATCAGAAGCCGAATGACAGCGCGACAACCAATAAGAAGCGAGACGACGAGTCCCCAACGAATCCGAGCGGAGCTTCGAGAATTCCGGCCAATCAGAGTGGTTTATCGAGCGAGTTATCGGCCAATGGGAGTGGAGATGAGAAGAGAACGGTTGTAAGGGCTCCGAATAGATTTTTTGGCGGTTGTAGTGATTTTTCGAGCGATATGAGGGAGATAGGGTATGATAATCGGAATGGGGTGTCATACGAGTTGAGGAGTTTCACGTACGCGCCTGAAAACCCGAGATATTCGCCGCGTTAG